CCAGCCCAGACACAGAGCCTCATATCTGGGATCAATCCTCCAGGTGACACCGGTCTGTTCTGCAAGTGAGGGAGCTGTGATCTGACGGAGAGGTCTGCTCTGTGCTTTATctgtcactgacacacacacgcacacacacacacacacacaccacatttaaacattatgtCCCAGGGCAAtgaactgtgtctgtgcatgtgtttttctccctctgtctcgtAATCCAAACCTCATGTGGTAGGTTAGGGTTTTGCTGTGAGTCACCCCCTAGGGGCTGTGCTTATACCGATTACTACAAATGTCTTATGACGTCAAAATGAGCCAGTAAAATGATGTATGTGGAGACAACACCCAAAccaagtttatttatatttgtgaaatgagaaaatatttctcTACTGTACTTAAATCTATATTTGATGTCATCTTGTTTGTatgtactgcactgtacatCTTTAGTGGTTTACGCCTCACTCGTTGTACTGCCctaaacaaaataacttttattcTCAAGACTGTTGCAAAATTAAAGCATGTCTCAGTCTGGAGGCCCTCCTTCAGTAGACTGTGTGAAAATCTCTTGTGTCAATTACTGCTGTCTGTTGTCTTCACATTGAGCTGTCGGCATTATGTTGCAGCAGAAAGAGTCCTGTAAATATAACTCTAACTTTGTGAGGAATATTATTGAAAATGGGCATTTATAGATTTATAAATGAGAGATGGATGACATGGACCTGCACTTTTTAGCATGATCATGGAAGGAACAAGGTAAGAAAATACTAGTTGTAGGCATAGAAGGGACATTAGAATAAACATGAACCCTATGGAAAAACTATTCATAGTGTTAAAGGGATACTGAGACTGTACATATTTCCTTCAACCTAATTCTACTTGATGTGAGTATTTACTTTTGAATCTGTTTCTAATCCTGTTAAACTTTAATCTATTGTTAAAGTTTCtgctcagtaaaaaaaacaaaaacaaaacagaaacaagtttaTTAAGATGCGTCGTCAGTGACGTCATCACGCACCAGCACGTCTGTTAACCAGGAAGTGCGAGTGTTTGGTAAATACGACGCCTCCGCGATGTCTCGAAAAACAGACGAATAACCACCAGGTTTAGTAAGTTTGATCCACTTTTACATGTTATTAGTGATGTCCTTTTGCGCATATGTCCACATACTTAGTAGAACATGTGTGTTGCTTTCATTGTGGGTCTTTATTTGCAGAAACCTGACGCCTATGATGCAGATGATGCTAATGTAGCTTCTGAGCTTCTTTGTTTGGTTCAGTTCTGAAAGTCACTGACTTTTTGAAAAGATGTAGAAGAGAGTGACATTTCACTAATAAGCAATAAAAAGGTCTTTAACTACAGCTCTTCAGAGCCCAGGCTGTTGATTTAAACACCCTGATCACCAGAAAGATATTAAATCTCCTACTTTAGGGAATCCAAGGATCCAGAAATAGGTTTATGGCACCAGGATTTGTCTTGTTGATGTGCTGCAAAACTGGTTTCATGTACACAATGAGAGATGTGTCTCACATTGACAGTGTTCATAGGACAGAGAGACTCTAAAAGAACAGGAGAAGTGAGCAGGGGGGACATGTCACAATGCAAATGATCGGGTGGTCAGAAGCTTCCTCAATGGACCCGAATCTTAACATCTAAAGGACCTCAACCTTTGCACGACAGTAATCCTTTAATTTACAATTACAGATGAAtgtaagtttttgttttagtaaaTTGATGAATAACTTGGTCAAATATTAGAAAACTATTTAACATACAGGATATGgggacatgtttttttttgacTAACGGTCATGACAGAGAAGAACAGTTTAGCAGCTTAATTAAgaaataatatttgttaatatttgtgaaGGATACTGATCTAATAATGATTAATGAGGCTTAATCAGTTGTTATTCTGTGTTGTTAGCATCTTATTCATATTACTCCAGCAAAACATGTGCAGCTTTGTGTTTACTGGATCTAGACACTTCAGATTAGTTCCTGAACTGATAGTTCTTGAAAAACTAGATAAAGTCGGACCCGGACGGAGCAGCTTGTGTGATGCTGCAGGACAGAAGATAAGAGCTAAACGCTGTCAGATGTCAGTTTATGAGGTCgatgtgtgtgttgatggattgtttgattgttttagAGGATGTTGTCTGTTGATGCTGAACTGTACCATGATATAAAGAGAGGTTATATTGGACCTAAATCCAGCTCCTATTAATGATTATGTGAAATGGGGCAGTTGTAAATTGAATATGCTGAATAATATTTGAttgagcagagaaaaagaatcACGACTGCACTAAGCTGTTTGGCTGCAGTGAGTGTGAACACACcaactgtgaaatgtttgataAAAATCCTCCTTTAACTTACATCTTGGtaaactgctgttgttttccagctctgGTACGTTGTTTACGACCCTGCCAACTCTATTTCCTGTCCTTTCTTGCTTTTGGCGGGACCATTCCCTGGTCAGTTTGACCAGGTGGATTTTGGATGACTTACATGTTACAATCATTGCCTATAGCCGTGGTCTCTGGACGTGGAGTTTCCaagtctaaaaataaatatgctcTCCTTTTTGTCTAGGGTGTggcataaaaacagacattccAGGCATTTAAGTGGatagttaaagaaaaaaattcaaCTTTAGCTTAAAAAATACCCCATTGCATTTTGGCAGATTCCTTGACAGTGATGTCTCGCAGTGAGCACTCCTGTTGTACTTAAGCTCCAGAAAATAGCTGTTATTCTGCCatgaaagaataaaatgacTTATTATTTTCCTTCTGAAATGAAAACTCTGAGTTTCTCAGACGCAGAGGGTTGAGTCTGATAcctgcactgtgtgtttctgtgttgtgaaCGCGTTCCGTCAGGTGTAACTGCATCCCCTCCAGCCTCAGCCATGGCGTGCTGCCACTCCTGCCCCAGACTGTGGTCCCGCTCGTCGGCTTACACTCTGGCCCTCGGTCTGGGCTTTGTAACCTTGGGGACCAGTCGCATCCTGCTTCTCAAATTCTCAGCCAATGCTGGTGACATTTTATTGAGAGAAAACATGATTTGATAATATTCAGCAAACATTTTAActgcatttctgtgtatttgcatCTTGTTGACTGAGTCTCTTTATTCACAGAAAATAAGTACGACTTCCTGCCTGCATCTGTCAATCTTCTTGCTGAGTTGCTCAAACTCCTCTTCTGTCTGGTTATGTCACTCAGGGTCATAGTCCAAGGTAAACATCccagtcacagctgtgtgtcttgttgtttttcttggtaAGGTGTGTTTATTCACTCTTGTTGTTTGTTCCTTCAGAGGGGCGATCCTGCAGAGAGCTGGGTTgttcctccagctcttctttccTCAACTCCCTGAAGTGGGCCGTCCCTGCTTTCCTCTACTTTCTTGACAACCTCATCATCTTCTATGTGATGACCTACCTGCAGCCTGTCAGTAAAGACTTATATTTGCTATTTTATTCCTACCTTTGTTGTGTTCATTCCAATAATTTAACTCTTGATAACTTGGTGACATACATTTCCTCATATCAAATCAGCCTTTACAAAACATCCAGCTCAAAGACTCGTCTGATACGATTGCTGTGTTCTGCTatcactgtgctgttgtgtttctgagcTGTCTGTTCTGCCTCTTGTCTCCAGGCCATGGCAGTGTTGTTCTCCAACTTTGTCATCCTGACCACAGCCGTTCTCTTCAGAATTGTTCTGAAGTAAGTGACTCAATCGACTACTCCGTAATGTTCTGTTCTTCCAAAGGATAAGGTATTTGGTGATTCACTCATTCAGATCTGTGGTGGTGAGTGTGCATCTAGAGGAGATACATTGTCTTTTTAGATTTGCCACTTTAAAATTCCCCTCAGTGGCTTCAAACCACGGTACAGGACAACTCAGTTTTAATGCTTCACTCTAAAAGTCCAGCATGTCACCACAGTACCGTGTAATTCTTTATGTCTGAAACCTTCAACCACAGCTAAAAGTTAAAGCTATGTTTTTCCCCTCAGGAGGCGTCTGTCCTGGATTCAGTGGGCAGCGTTAGTTATCCTCTTCTTGTCCATCGTTTCCTTGACGACCGGATCAGGAGGCAGCCAGAACTCCATAGCTGTGCCAGGCCTCCACTCCAACCCCCTCTCCACCCCCTCTAACTCCTGTCAACTCTACACCCAGCTGCTGGAGCAGATGAGGAACAGCAGGTAATATGATGAATACATCAAGTATGTACACCaaagacatttcaaaaggtGGGTACACGACGagtttcagcttttatttagtGCTGTGttcacatcaaacagcagagaagtTCGCACCTTTGCATCACATCACCCAAATTATGGGTTGGAactgacagatgtttttcttatgtGAGTCAGTTTCAGTTCTATGCAGGACAAGAGGATGTAGCTTGTTAAGTTGGGTCTGgaacagtcatttaaataatcttttattcaaaatgtacctatactgtgtttctagtggaaagaaaaagaatgtgagCCCTTTGGAATGACCTTGGtattaaaatgtgatcagagCTTCCTATTGAGTCGCAGCTACAATGTGTTTagctaataaaacaaaaagaattctaatctttcatgtctaAATGGAACACACTACGTGAAAATGCTgctggaaaaagtaagtgaatccCTAGAAATTTATTTTCTGAGCATGTGATTCAGTCCACAGCTATTTCAAGTGCTTCTTagaagttattgctgccaatGTAGATGTTCACTTAGTTTTTCTACCAGCACCTGATGGGTGCATGTGAAAGATTATTagaattgtttgtgtttgtatttgtgagaCAGATCACAATCTGATCacacttttgttatttttactgaataataataataataaaaaaaacaggtcattccaaaaggttcacatactttttcttgcagttTTAAACAGGAAGATATTCTTCTCTTTAAAGTACATATATAGTAGTAAACTGAATATGACTTTGGATACAGTTTGTCCCCCTGGGCTCAGgcaacaaaatgtttaatgacattaaaattaCTGATTAATTTGCTCATGTTGAAACTGTAACTCctataaacattttttcactCCTTGTCATCCagatttgttaaatgtttctcaTATGTTTGCCTCTATCACAGTGCCAGTGAATCGTGGGTGTCATCTCTGCCTGGGCAGGAATGGAGGGACAGGATGCTGCAGAAGCTTCGATCTTTGGGCGTCGGTCACATCCTACTGCTAATCCAGTGCTTCATCTCTGCCATGGCCAACATCTACAATGAGAAAATCCTCAAAGAAGGAGACCAGCTCACTGAGAGCATCTTCATCCAGAATAGTAAACTGTGAGAAGCaacttaaattaataaataaatcatgagGCTGAAGACTCGAGGCCCATGTTTGATCCTAACATCACTGCGTTGCTGTGTGCAGGTATGCCTTTGGTGTGATATTTAATGGTCTCACCCTTGGACTCGGCAGCGAGTCACGAGGCCTTACCATGCACTGTGGCCTTCTTCATGGACATAACGTGTACTCCCTGGGGCTGGTGCTGGTCACCGGTGAGTAACAGCATCACACCTAAGTGATAAATATAGAGCATTTGTTACCCTCTCCTCAAACAGAGGTTTTCTGATGGGATGTCTCTAGTTCTTACTGCTCAGTTAAAAAATTCTTTACCTCAGGACTTGCTGTTTCCCCCTAGTTCAGTGAGAATCATGTCAATATTCTCATCTGACTggtgatgacagaacaaatgagcctattaaatgtcaaatatgTGGAACTATTACTACTTTAATTATAGTAATTGTGGTTTAGGATTCAGAAACGTGTTTATTGTTAGATTGTTAGttacatgtatgttttatgGCGTGCATGTGAAGACCTCACACTCGTCTCTGTTGTCTCCCCAGCTGCTTTGGGTTTATCTGTGGCCTTTATCTTGAAATTCAGAGACAACATGTTCCATGTGCTGACAGGCCAGATCACCACCGTTCTGGTTactgctctctccctcttccttttcGACTTCCGCCCTTCACTGGGCTTCTTCCTCCAGGCCCCCATGGTCCTGCTGGCCATCTTCATCTACAACGCCAGTCGGCCCAGGGACCCAGAATACAGCCTGCAGCAGGAAAAACTGCGGGTCATCAATGGCGAGGTGTTTGAGAGATCCAGAGGGGTAAGGAGCAAACCACAAATCTTAACTAGCCAAGCGCACAAGCCCACAAGCCCACACACTCACCTAACCCCGGAgccccttcctctcctcccacacacacacatgccatgTTCTCTGTAGGAAACCTGGCTCTCATTTCTctgtaatgtgattttttttttagtggtgGAAAACTAATTCTCTATGAAAACAGGATTCAGACTCATGCTAGAGCCGTACCTCACGTAACGTCATTAAGTCAATGAGGTGTATTGGATTTTAAAGGAGGAATCTTTAAACAGGTCTCTGAGGGGGTTGTCTGACACAGTCTGGCGGTAGCAGCTGTAGCCTCACAGTAGTAAATTATCCCCTTACTGtctgaaaacatctttaaagCTGGTGTTTGGTGACATGGACACTTCAATCtgacctcctctgtgttttctgttgtagGACGGCGAGGAACTGGAGCTCCTGACAAAGCCCAACACAGACAGTGAATCTGAGGAAGAGTCTTTATAGCACTTATGGCTCCACTGCAAGACAGAGGAAACTCCTcttcgctgctgctgctgcgatGCTGGAGAACAGACTCTTAGACTTGGACGTGACGTGGTCACAAACAAATTCAGCAGGTAAACGGGGAATGATGCTGTTGACACTATTGTATTTATGTCAAAATGTGCCTGCCTGTTTCTGACTGCTGCCATTTCTGTGGCGAGAGGAACCAGCAACATGTATGTGCTGGAAAATATCAGTCACTGCATTTGTGCTTTGAGATTACTGCTTACTGTTATTTCCTGTAAAGGTCCCTACTGTTTGTGCAGGTTAGTGATAAGTTTCATGTCACGTTTCGGCTAATTTTATCATCTGTGGTCGAAGCGAACACTTTCTAATTGTTGTGGGATTTGTGTGAAGGGAGTGTTTCAGATGATTTTAATAATCACCATGGAATCCTAAATTACTAGTATAATCACTTGTACTCGACAGGACAGTTGATTCCATAGCAGTGCACAGgggttttaatatttttgaacCAGAACTATCAAAATTGCCGTAATGGACACTTTCAGACATTTGCACTGTAACAGACAACAAACTGACTGTTCAGTTTTTTGTCCTTCGATCTTCTTTTCAGCAGTTTATTGATGCAGTATAACTGTGAAATACTATGAAATGCATTTCTTTGAGATTGCTGTTTGTGCCATAACATTGTATAAACGCTATTCTGAAATTAAACAGCTAGTAAATAATGaattctaaatgtaaaatttaacaTATATTCAAGATGGATTTagcatgtttgtttgcagaggCATCGAGTGTCTGGAGGGACCGTGAGGTTGAGATTAAAAGAcgtttattatttttcattcctACTCTGTTGtagcctctttgttttttttaaatcccactCGACAGCGTGGCCTTTATTATTAAATGGTTAATCCGATACAACTTCACTATTGTTTTCAGCCACTAGGAGGAGATGTAGCTCAAAAGATTCTTGCGGTGGACTCAAACCGAGACGTCCTACTGGCATACAGTGCACAGCAAGCAATTCAAAGACTATTACATGTAATTAACAAACGTTTATTTGTCATATAGGACAATAGAGtataaataagaacattttataGCAACAGAAACTTTACAAAAGAGAAATAATGACAGTTTCTTCTTAAAATCATTAACTGCACCTCCGCTGCAAAATATatctaataaatacatatacgTCTTATTTTAGCCATTATCTACAATAAAATGCTCTGTACTGAAACAGGAATATGTCAATTTAACCCAGAAGGCAAGTGAACGTGACAGATAATGCGATAATGTGCAAAACAGTCTTTGTTTGAAGgcagaaatatataaaataactctGGGTACAACAGATCCCAGACCCCCTGAATCAAACCCCTCGCAAATAACCATTACTGGTAGCATACTgtgctatatactgtataccaAAGAACTGGAAAGGTGAAAGCAACAGTTTGGAGGCTTTCAATAAGTGCTACAAAATATTCATCACCTCACTCCATGTATAACTGACTGATGGAAGATGgttagaataaaaaacaaaaaaaggttacaCGTCAAAAGAAGGGGGCTGGTGGCACCAGGTACCAGCTGCAATGCAGAAGAAGGAGTAAGGGTGAGCGTCCTTGCTTAGCACACACCAGTTAGTAACCATAGCTCTAGTGATAGCCGTCTTCATAACGATGTTCATATCCGTGTTGATGGTAGCCGTAACCACCGTACTCGTCTTCAGGGCAGCTCATGTCCAGTGACTGCTGGATGGCCATTTCCTGTCTGCGTAGTTGCATAGAGTCTACCAGGTCATAGATAATCGCCATGGAGTACATAGGTGAGGGGGTACCAGGATTTAACGTTCCCATCTTTCCCTACCAGCAGCATGGAGAAGTACTCTGGGCTGATCTGGAAGTAGTTCCTCATGTCCTTCACCAGGGTTGCTGACAGCCCTTCACGCTCCACAGTAGCACTCCCTGGATGGAGCAGAGATCCAGGTTAGAGAGTTAGAGACGTTGTTTTTGCAGTGGAGAAAGGGAACAGCCGTGTTTATCTTTGCAGACTTGtctgacatttactgtaccTCCACATGCTGAGCTCAAATGCCAAAAGCAGAAACCTCAGTCCACTGGCAACAACTCTAGTTCCTACAGTATTGCACAAGTCAGACTCCCATTTCTTTTTTGCTGTAAACTCAACAGTCTGTTTGATTAAAGCCTTCTCTTGAGTTACCAGATCATATGAAGGtaatatttctcattttgatCATGATTATGCAACTACAGCATGTAACCCTGAAACACTAGACTACGCAAAGGGATTTCTGGACTGATTGGGATTCTGGTTTTGCATAAGTAGGGTAGATCTGGGATAGGATTTCTGCCTTGGTGGTGAGAAAGAGCAGCTACTTTACAGGAAACTGGTCAGTTTGTGGGCATGGTCTAATCAGGTTGTGGTCAGAAGCACGTTGTGTATTTTGTGCAGGGCACTGTAGAAAAGGCCTAATGGAATAAAAGGACCCTGTTAGCTTTGTGGAGTGTCTGCTAACTTGTTCTCTGGATATTAGAATTGACCGTTTCATGTAGAGGTGTGTTGAGTGTGGGCCTACGGGTAAAGAGGGTGGTTCTGGAAGTCTGGAACACACTGCTGAGCCTTCTTTGTGTTGTAGGCCCAACTCAGCCAAACAGAGAG
This Anabas testudineus chromosome 21, fAnaTes1.2, whole genome shotgun sequence DNA region includes the following protein-coding sequences:
- the LOC113173084 gene encoding probable UDP-sugar transporter protein SLC35A5, producing the protein MACCHSCPRLWSRSSAYTLALGLGFVTLGTSRILLLKFSANAENKYDFLPASVNLLAELLKLLFCLVMSLRVIVQEGRSCRELGCSSSSSFLNSLKWAVPAFLYFLDNLIIFYVMTYLQPAMAVLFSNFVILTTAVLFRIVLKRRLSWIQWAALVILFLSIVSLTTGSGGSQNSIAVPGLHSNPLSTPSNSCQLYTQLLEQMRNSSASESWVSSLPGQEWRDRMLQKLRSLGVGHILLLIQCFISAMANIYNEKILKEGDQLTESIFIQNSKLYAFGVIFNGLTLGLGSESRGLTMHCGLLHGHNVYSLGLVLVTAALGLSVAFILKFRDNMFHVLTGQITTVLVTALSLFLFDFRPSLGFFLQAPMVLLAIFIYNASRPRDPEYSLQQEKLRVINGEVFERSRGDGEELELLTKPNTDSESEEESL